The following coding sequences lie in one Arachis ipaensis cultivar K30076 chromosome B05, Araip1.1, whole genome shotgun sequence genomic window:
- the LOC107645029 gene encoding 50S ribosomal protein L27, chloroplastic, with translation MAVSFNLATAFKGLSLSSSSSSYASASPLPSFVSLPRTHIQIRPPLPLTIQNAHKKGAGSTKNGRDSPGQRLGVKIYGDQVAKPGSIIVRQRGTKFHAGKNVGLGKDYTIFSLIDGVVKFEKFGPDRKKVSVYPREVQPENPNSYRARKREYFRMRRERRKAREAGAVLQPQLVLASVPDVAITNPVC, from the exons ATGGCGGTGAGTTTCAACCTTGCAACAGCATTCAAAGGCCTTTCTCTGTCGTCGTCTTCCTCTTCCTATGCTTCTGCTTCGCCGCTTCCCTCCTTTGTTTCTCTCCCTcgcacacacattcagattcggCCTCCTCTCCCTCTCACCATCCAGAACGCCCACAAGAAGGGAGCTGGCAGCACCAAGAACGGCCGTGATTCCCCCGGCCAGCGCCTCGGCGTCAAGATTTACGGTGATCAAGTCGCCAAACCCGGTTCCATCATCGTTCGCCAACGTGGTACCAAG TTTCATGCAGGAAAGAATGTGGGGCTTGGCAAAGACTATACCATCTTTTCCTTGATTGATGGAGTTGTGAAATTTGAGAAATTTGGGCCTGACAGGAAAAAG GTAAGTGTTTACCCACGAGAAGTGCAACCTGAGAACCCGAACAGctatagagcaaggaagagggagTATTTCAGGATGAGGCGCGAACGCAGAAAGGCTAGAGAAGCAGGAGCAGTACTTCAACCCCAACTGGTGCTAGCTTCTGTTCCTGATGTTGCCATCACTAATCCAGTGTGCTGA
- the LOC107642250 gene encoding uncharacterized protein LOC107642250, whose translation MDTDEFSFPRISDTHAHAIDSPPLWNLSPAASPNPYQRNKGEEDCDFFGAKLISQVQRKSFSSVETRIQQRTLLDDDEEEEKMDLLWEDFNEELMCSSTTGSSATSSSREVVEFRCATPASSRFANNNNNNNNGALVPAAKNINRPSMVVIVKVLKKLFSVNNYQKQPRRRVR comes from the coding sequence ATGGATACAGATGAATTCAGTTTCCCTAGAATCAGTGATACTCATGCACATGCCATTGATTCACCTCCTTTGTGGAATCTATCACCAGCAGCATCTCCTAATCCATACcaaagaaacaaaggagaagaaGATTGTGATTTCTTTGGAGCAAAACTGATATCTCAGGTTCAGAGGAAGAGCTTCTCATCAGTTGAGACCAGAATTCAACAACGAACTTTGttggatgatgatgaggaagaagagaaaatggACTTGTTGTGGGAGGATTTCAATGAGGAGTTGATGTGTTCTTCAACAACTGGTTCTTCTGCTACATCTTCTTCAAGAGAAGTTGTTGAATTCAGATGTGCTACTCCAGCTTCATCAAGATttgccaataataataataacaataataatggtgCACTAGTTCCAGCAGCTAAGAATATCAATAGGCCTAGCATGGTGGTGATTGTGAAGGTCTTGAAGAAGCTCTTCTCTGTTAACAACTATCAAAAGCAACCAAGAAGGAGAGTAAGATAA
- the LOC110272177 gene encoding prostatic spermine-binding protein-like, giving the protein MCRIAELRSHVEMFVVHEVEDADDFPEVEYIDVGGKIEENPRNQLVVYEGEQGQQVKNDNVKQVNEGDNLHPHGATENARDESNSDDDGDDEELFYNEEEYDDESGFEELTSAKDGDQVDKGQGVMNGDFSDEEDFNSDEIDLDYEVGGGSDKEDRQEEDNYETRRYPIHKDVKDMTSYK; this is encoded by the exons ATGTGTAGAATAGCAGAGTTGAGGAGTCATGTTGAGATGTTTGTGGTGCATGAGGTTGAGGATGCTGACGATTTTCCTGAAGTTGAGTATATTGATGTTGGAGGCAAAATAGAGGAAAATCCTAGGAATCAGTTGGTAGTTTATGAGGGTGAACAAGGTCAACAGGTGAAAAATGATAATGTGAAACAAGTTAATGAAGGAGATAACTTGCACCCACATGGGGCTACCGAAAATGCACGAGATGAATCAAATAGTGATGATGATGGCGATGATGAGGAGTTATTCT ATAATGAAGAGGAGTATGATGATGAGAGTGGGTTTGAAGAACTGACAAGTGCTAAAGATGGTGATCAGGTTGATAAAGGACAAGGAGTTATGAATGGTGATTTTAGTGATGAAGAAGACTTCAATAGTGATGAAATAGATTTGGATTATGAAGTTGGTGGTGGTTCAGATAAGGAGGATAGACAAGAGGAAGATAACTATGAAACAAGGAGGTATCCAATTCATAAGGATGTTAAAGACATGACGAGTTATAAGTGA
- the LOC110262707 gene encoding mRNA-decapping enzyme subunit 2-like — protein sequence MDDGISTLWETYQTFACFMVMFTKHVRCYLTALLDQNNSIPTSVLSYRWRCLWKELPVLDFDNDKHGGDDLQPASDEVISRGITGLKLYMVSPFLVSLKSWISSHPPPTAPRPDLPLKRICVWKAKHSSTGSSSTFMDSQPTKPENESQNLDIGPGRSFRNFRFDTSSILQAMETAFSS from the exons ATG GATGATGGCATCTCTACTCTCTGGGAAACCTACCAAACGTTTGCTTGTTTTATGGTTATGTTCACAAAACATGTGCGCTGCTATTTAACCGCGTTGCTAGATCAAAACAACTCTATACCCACCAGCGTCCTGTCTTACCGGTGGCGCTGCCTCTGGAAGGAGCTCCCGGTCTTGGACTTTGACAATGATAAGCATGGAGGAGATGACCTTCAACCAGCAAGTGATGAAGTGATATCTCGTGGAATCACTGGCCTCAAGCTTTATATGGTGTCCCCTTTTTTGGT ATCATTGAAATCatggatttcatcacatccaCCTCCTACGGCTCCAAGGCCTGATTTGCCCCTTAAAA GAATTTGCGTGTGGAAAGCAAAGCATAGTTCTACAGGGAGTAGCTCAACATTCATGGATAGCCAGCCCACAAAGCCTGAAAATGAATCTCAAAATCTTGATATAGGGCCTGGCAGGAGCTTCAGGAATTTCAGATTTGATACGTCATCGATCTTACAAGCCATGGAAACAGCATTTTCTTCTTGA
- the LOC107645025 gene encoding FBD-associated F-box protein At5g60610: MDKISNLPNSILCDILSYLPTKQAVSTSSLSRRWRHVWKDVQVLDIREEPFCSSGDPSLDSFVNAILAQRNADLYPIKKFRLTCKSFSVDPISTSLNAVIGPCLQELYLSLKVNVMFRMNLPKAIFTCTSLTSLVLKHDISLNYGPEFPDVYLPSLKNLELQIDEVDKKFFSGCPVLENLKLILQHMSSVCPEGYVYIPTIQMPQTLKSLTFEDYSTLCHEINHRVIDTPSLEYLHLKIVTSVFSELLMSVSHFPNMVEAHVDIQESQSRVDINGAFFEHVCWVPMLLQALRETELLTLKRYTTMCLFGAPAFKFPEFHYLLYLELDFQFFNTNFLLNFLHSCHVLEALVIYNWEEPYLLSMDYNGPTPPTMVPSCVSSHLKNFEFIEYQDAADEREFIAYLLQGGLVLETVTIQLKSNLDLETKDNIVKGLSAIPRGSTICQLNFFD, translated from the exons ATGGATAAGATCAGTAACTTACCGAACTCTATCCTTTGCGACATTCTCTCATACCTCCCAACAAAACAAGCTGTATCCACCAGCAGCCTCTCTCGCAGGTGGCGCCATGTTTGGAAGGATGTCCAAGTCCTTGACATACGTGAAGAACCCTTTTGTTCCTCTGGGGATCCCAGCTTAGATTCTTTTGTCAATGCTATTCTAGCTCAGCGCAATGCAGATTTGTACCCCATCAAAAAGTTCCGCCTCACTTGCAAAAGTTTTAGCGTGGATCCCATCTCAACATCGCTTAATGCCGTCATTGGCCCCTGTCTTCAGGAACTATATCTCAGCCTTAAAGTAAACGTAATGTTTAGAATGAACTTGCCTAAAGCCATATTCACTTGTACATCACTTACGTCCCTTGTCTTGAAACATGATATTTCATTGAATTATGGTCCGGAGTTTCCAGATGTATATCTGCCATCCCTCAAGAACCTAGAGTTGCAAATTGACGAAGTGGACAAGAAGTTTTTTTCTGGCTGCCCTGTTCTTGAAAATCTTAAGCTCATTCTACAGCACATGAGCTCAGTCTGCCCAGAAGGTTATGTTTATATACCTACAATTCAGATGCCTCAGACATTGAAGAGTTTAACCTTTGAAGATTACTCTACCTTGTGTCATGAGATCAACCATCGTGTGATAGACACACCATCTCTTGAATACCTCCATCTGAAAATAGTGACGTCGGTGTTTTCTGAGCTACTCATGTCGGTTAGCCATTTTCCCAACATGGTGGAGGCACATGTTGATATTCAGGAAAGTCAGTCACGTGTTGATATTAACGGTGCATTTTTTGAACATGTCTGTTGGGTGCCCATGCTTCTCCAGGCACTTCGTGAAACAGAGTTGTTGACATTGAAACGTTACACAACTATG TGCTTATTTGGTGCTCCAGCTTTCAAGTTTCCAGAATTTCACTATTTGCTCTATCTAGAGCttgattttcaatttttcaaCACAAACTTCCTGCTAAACTTCCTTCACAGCTGTCATGTACTTGAAGCTCTCGTAATTTATAATTGGGAG GAACCGTATCTCCTCTCCATGGACTATAATGGACCAACACCACCAACCATGGTTCCCAGTTGTGTGTCATCACATCTCAAGAATTTTGAGTTTATAGAATATCAAGACGCTGCAGATGAGCGTGAATTTATTGCATATCTTTTACAAGGAGGACTTGTTTTGGAGACGGTGACAATTCAACTTAAATCCAATTTAGACCTAGAGACAAAGGACAATATTGTCAAGGGTTTATCCGCTATACCGAGGGGCTCTACAATATGTCAGTTAAATTTCTTTGATTAA
- the LOC107642249 gene encoding isoliquiritigenin 2'-O-methyltransferase-like: MMSSSARKEEEYDDDDACMYALLLSTFQVFPFILNAAVELNLFDILSELATNGAYSSVSEIASKLPSQHPQLHSRLDRMLRVLASFSLLNSSVVVVDGDKVERLYSLSHAAKYFLKNQSHNLAFFSNLNCHPALTRVWVNIKDAIVDGGIDVFKKVNRMSVWEYMEKDAELSDTFNKAMAGMSATHMKKYLEAYDGFEGVSTLVDVGGGTGHCLKMIFSKYPNIKGINFDLPQVIQHATPYPGIVHIGGNMHETIPKGDAIMIKAVCHNWSDEKCVTVLKNCYKALEENGKVIIFEMIMPEEPDSSNASKLVSVVDNSMLLHAGGKERTEEEFGKLCKDSGFTTYQVVCRTLSVFGVIEFYK, translated from the exons ATGATGAGTTCATCagcaagaaaggaagaagaatatGATGACGACGATGCATGCATGTATGCGTTGTTGTTGTCAACTTTTCAAGTGTTCCCTTTCATATTGAATGCTGCTGTTGAACTCAACCTGTTTGACATATTGTCTGAGTTAGCCACCAACGGTGCATACTCATCAGTTTCCGAAATCGCTTCAAAGCTTCCTTCACAGCACCCTCAACTCCACAGCAGGCTGGACAGAATGCTTCGTGTGCTTGCCAGTTTCTCACTTCTCAATTCGAGTGTCGTCGTCGTCGACGGCGACAAGGTTGAGAGGCTTTATAGTCTCTCACATGCTGCTAAATATTTTCTCAAAAATCAGAGTCATAATCTAGCTTTTTTCTCAAATCTCAACTGCCACCCAGCTCTAACAAGGGTTTG gGTAAACATTAAggatgcaattgttgatggaggaatAGATGTTTTCAAGAAGGTTAATCGGATGTCAGTGTGGGAGTACATGGAGAAGGATGCAGAACTGAGTGACACTTTCAACAAAGCAATGGCAGGAATGTCTGCCACACATATGAAGAAATACTTGGAAGCATATGATGGATTTGAAGGAGTGTCAACGCTGGTTGATGTTGGAGGTGGTACTGGACACTGCCTCAAAATGATCTTCTCCAAGTACCCTAATATTAAGGGTATTAACTTTGATTTGCCTCAAGTCATTCAACATGCCACACCCTATCCAG GTATTGTGCACATTGGAGGAAACATGCATGAAACCATTCCAAAGGGGGATGCCATCATGATTAAG GCTGTTTGTCATAATTGGTCAGATGAGAAGTGTGTAACAGTGCTGAAAAACTGTTATAAAGCACTTGAAGAGAATGGGAAAGTGATTATCTTTGAGATGATCATGCCTGAAGAACCAGATTCAAGCAATGCCTCTAAGCTTGTCTCTGTTGTTGACAATTCAATGTTGCTTCATGCTGGAGGCAAGGAGAGAACAGAGGAAGAATTTGGGAAGCTATGCAAAGACTCTGGATTCACCACTTACCAAGTTGTTTGCCGTACTCTTTCTGTTTTCGGAGTCatagaattttataaataa
- the LOC107645028 gene encoding glutathione reductase, cytosolic, translating to MARKMLIDGEPAAALEEEATDFDFDLFVIGAGSGGVRASRFSANFGAKVGICELPYHPISSETIGGVGGTCVIRGCVPKKILVYGASFGGDLEDARNYGWELSEKIDFNWKKLLQKKTDEINRLNGIYKRLLSNAGVKLFEGEGKVVGPHEVEVTQLDGTKLSYSAKHILIATGGRAHLPDIPGKELGITSDEALSLEELPKRVVILGGGYIAVEFASIWQGMGSTVNLVFRKELPLRGFDDEMRAVVARNLEGRGINLHPRTNLTQLIKTEDGIKAVTDHGEELIADVVLFATGRVPNTKRLNLEAVGVELDSNGAIKVNEYSRTNIPSIWAVGDVTDRMNLTPVALMEGTCFAKTVFGAQESKPDYSNIPYAVFSIPPLSVVGLSEEQAIEQANGDVLVFTSTFNPMKNTISGRQEKTVMKLVVDAETDKVLGASMCGPDAPEIMQGIAVALKCGATKAQFDSTVGIHPSSAEEFVTMRSVTRTVAAAKPRTSL from the exons ATGGCCAGAAAGATGCTGATCGATGGTGAACCAGCTGCTGCATTGGAAGAAGAGGCGACTGATTTTGACTTCGACTTGTTCGTTATTGGAGCTGGTAGTGGTGGCGTTCGTGCCTCTAGATTCTCCGCCAACTTCGGAGCTAAA GTTGGGATTTGCGAGCTTCCATATCATCCAATTAGCTCAGAAACGATTGGAGGTGTTGGTGGAAC GTGTGTGATTCGTGGTTGTGTTCCCAAAAAGATTCTGGTCTATGGAGCATCTTTTGGAGGGGATCTTGAG GATGCCAGGAATTATGGGTGGGAATTGAGTGAGAAGATTGACTTCAACTGGAAGAAGCTCTTACAAAAGAAG ACAGATGAAATCAATAGGTTAAATGGAATATACAAGCGATTGTTATCCAATGCTGGGGTTAAATTATTTGAAGGTGAGGGAAAGGTAGTGGGCCCACATGAAGTTGAGGTGACACAATTGGATGGCACTAAATTGTCTTATTCGGCAAAACACATACTGATTGCTACTGGTGGTAGGGCCCATCTTCCGGATATTCCAGGAAAG GAGTTGGGCATAACATCTGATGAAGCATTAAGTTTAGAGGAATTGCCTAAACGTGTCGTGATTCTTGGAGGAGG CTATATAGCAGTTGAGTTTGCTTCTATATGGCAAGGGATGGGTTCCACAGTCAATCTTGTTTTCAGAAAGGAACTTCCATTGAG AGGTTTTGATGATGAAATGAGAGCTGTGGTTGCAAGGAATCTTGAGGGAAGGGGAATTAATTTACATCCAAGGACAAACTTGACACAG TTGATTAAAACAGAAGATGGCATTAAAGCTGTTACAGATCATGGTGAGGAGCTGATTGCTGATGTTGTGCTATTTGCCACTG GTAGAGTCCCCAATACTAAGAGGTTAAATTTAGAAGCTGTAGGTGTCGAGCTTGACAGCAATGGAGCAATAAAG GTAAATGAATATTCACGCACTAACATACCAAGCATATGGGCTGTCGGTGATGTAACAGACCGAATGAATCTCACTCCGGTGGCTTTGATGGAAGGAACATGTTTTGCA AAAACAGTATTTGGTGCGCAAGAAAGTAAGCCAGACTATAGTAACATCCCCTATGCTGTGTTCAG CATTCCACCACTTTCTGTAGTTGGCCTCAGTGAGGAGCAGGCAATAGAGCAAGCAAATGGTGATGTGCTAGTTTTCACATCAACCTTCAATCCCATGAAAAATACCATCTCAGG GCGACAAGAGAAAACTGTTATGAAGCTTGTTGTTGATGCCGAGACAGACAAAGTTCTCGGAGCATCCATGTGTGGGCCTGATGCGCCAGAAATTATGCAG GGTATTGCTGTTGCATTGAAGTGTGGAGCTACCAAGGCACAGTTTGACAGCACG GTCGGCATACATCCATCTTCTGCAGAAGAATTTGTAACCATGCGTTCAGTTACAAGGACTGTTGCTGCTGCAAAGCCCAGGACAAGTTTGTAA